From Halotia branconii CENA392, the proteins below share one genomic window:
- a CDS encoding Uma2 family endonuclease codes for MVALPDPVLMSAEEYLVWEPTQEQRYEYWDGEIVAMSGATRNHNRVSGNFFKLLDDALADRSCEVYIVDVKVEVEPGQKYFYPDVVVTCDERDRDPQLIQFPCLIIEVLSPSTEAADRGKKFAKYRQLPILQEYVLVQVAQPSVEVFRRNEQGKWVLSEYNLDEILRLESVNVEIAIADLYRKVEFETEATEN; via the coding sequence ATGGTTGCTTTACCAGATCCCGTCTTAATGAGTGCAGAGGAATATCTAGTTTGGGAACCCACCCAAGAGCAACGCTACGAGTATTGGGATGGCGAAATTGTGGCGATGAGCGGTGCTACACGCAACCATAATCGGGTTTCCGGAAATTTTTTTAAGCTTTTAGATGATGCTTTAGCAGATCGCTCCTGTGAAGTATACATTGTAGATGTGAAGGTAGAAGTTGAGCCAGGGCAAAAGTATTTTTATCCAGATGTGGTGGTAACTTGCGACGAGCGCGATCGCGATCCACAATTAATACAATTTCCCTGCTTAATTATCGAAGTGTTATCACCTTCAACAGAGGCAGCCGATAGGGGGAAAAAGTTTGCCAAATATCGCCAATTACCAATCTTGCAAGAATATGTTTTAGTACAAGTAGCTCAACCGAGTGTAGAAGTCTTTCGGCGCAATGAACAGGGAAAATGGGTGCTATCAGAGTATAATTTGGATGAAATATTGCGACTGGAATCGGTGAATGTAGAAATTGCGATCGCTGATTTGTACCGCAAAGTCGAGTTTGAAACCGAAGCCACCGAAAATTGA
- a CDS encoding type II toxin-antitoxin system VapC family toxin, which translates to MSESVYIETSIIGYLTARPSNNLILMANVEATRQWWDIRRVQFDLYISQTVLDEVARGDAEIATRRLKMLSDFPLLEVNEAVENLAAQYLAKSNLPPKAADDALHIAVATVYGLDYLLTWNCKHIANAQIQKKLIQISFDVGYELPTICTPYELMGE; encoded by the coding sequence ATGAGTGAAAGTGTCTATATTGAAACTAGTATCATTGGCTACCTGACTGCTAGACCAAGCAATAATTTAATTCTGATGGCAAATGTAGAGGCCACACGGCAATGGTGGGATATTCGCCGTGTTCAGTTTGACCTTTACATTTCACAAACAGTCTTAGACGAGGTAGCACGGGGCGATGCTGAGATAGCAACAAGGCGGCTCAAAATGTTAAGTGACTTTCCCTTACTCGAAGTCAACGAAGCTGTTGAGAATTTGGCGGCTCAATACCTTGCAAAAAGTAACCTCCCACCCAAAGCTGCTGATGACGCACTTCACATTGCAGTAGCTACAGTCTACGGCTTGGACTACTTGTTAACGTGGAATTGTAAACACATTGCTAACGCCCAAATCCAGAAAAAGTTAATTCAAATCAGCTTTGATGTTGGATATGAGTTACCAACTATTTGTACACCTTACGAGCTAATGGGAGAGTAA
- a CDS encoding EndoU domain-containing protein, which produces MPKLTLPLKIAGGSVFLLSFFTFRATSATISEGFESGQKGAYAAADINLSTGTWNLNDALIGNLSSDVKNGSQSVRIRNNGKVTMKFDRTTGAGTVTIKHAKYGNDTSTTWGLWCSTNSGTSWTPIGSIITTSSKSLQTATFTPNISGIVRCEVRKTDGTSNRTNIDDFVITDYGSSGSPSLPAGSVPFFDNINNPVSGLAYGSPADVTPTVPTLNNFDRAVTDLCGQPGTVVSPSNFQAMMNNNPTVLANIKQYVGGYLIPGRTSNADFLVDLTNVWFNVDGFDHVFCGEPVAGGSIGGLHFVGRYVELEEKGLAGRLNNNTSMEEVVPNTVYTMGVVMKVGNSTSQSSIKGYAYTLSAEEILSLAALAYKNNPNTSSTNTVCHWSVTDEGRTFKAVFVRRSGGVRTFYPDATPGSNPNCVQ; this is translated from the coding sequence ATGCCTAAATTAACCTTGCCTTTAAAAATAGCAGGAGGATCTGTCTTCCTGCTTTCCTTTTTTACTTTTCGAGCAACTAGTGCCACGATTTCTGAAGGATTTGAATCTGGTCAAAAAGGTGCTTATGCTGCGGCTGATATTAATTTGAGTACAGGTACTTGGAATTTGAATGATGCTTTAATTGGTAACTTATCAAGCGATGTTAAAAACGGTTCACAATCTGTTCGTATCCGCAACAACGGCAAAGTGACGATGAAATTTGATCGGACTACGGGCGCTGGCACTGTTACCATTAAACACGCTAAGTATGGTAATGATACTAGTACAACTTGGGGATTGTGGTGTTCGACCAATAGCGGTACTTCATGGACACCTATAGGTTCAATTATTACTACAAGCTCAAAATCATTACAAACCGCAACTTTCACCCCTAATATTTCTGGTATCGTTCGCTGTGAAGTCCGCAAAACTGATGGAACTTCCAACAGAACTAACATTGATGATTTTGTGATTACCGATTATGGTTCTTCCGGTTCTCCTTCTCTACCCGCTGGTTCTGTGCCATTCTTTGACAATATTAACAACCCTGTATCTGGATTAGCATACGGTAGCCCAGCTGATGTTACTCCCACTGTGCCAACTTTGAATAACTTTGACAGGGCGGTAACTGATCTTTGCGGACAACCTGGTACTGTTGTTAGTCCGTCTAACTTCCAGGCAATGATGAACAATAATCCTACCGTTTTGGCAAATATCAAACAATATGTGGGAGGATATTTAATTCCGGGGCGTACTTCCAATGCAGACTTCTTAGTTGACTTGACTAACGTCTGGTTTAACGTTGATGGTTTTGACCATGTTTTCTGCGGAGAACCAGTCGCCGGAGGTTCGATAGGTGGATTACATTTTGTTGGTCGTTATGTAGAACTTGAAGAAAAGGGTTTAGCTGGACGGCTAAATAATAATACATCTATGGAGGAAGTAGTTCCCAATACTGTTTATACAATGGGTGTGGTGATGAAAGTAGGCAATAGCACTTCTCAATCTTCTATCAAAGGTTATGCATATACTCTAAGTGCTGAAGAAATTCTCTCCCTTGCAGCTTTAGCTTACAAGAACAATCCTAATACTAGTTCTACTAACACTGTTTGTCATTGGAGTGTAACTGATGAAGGTAGAACCTTTAAAGCAGTGTTTGTTAGGAGAAGTGGCGGTGTCCGCACTTTTTACCCTGATGCTACTCCTGGTAGTAATCCTAACTGTGTGCAGTAA
- a CDS encoding NF041680 family putative transposase — protein MILTQLEKFRQGIYDSLGKAKDAVFELMDAVLTSPSIPSFVSLSQSPVFRRQWSSIYAALHDSRPPKMLLMKLLVQEVETDEQPFLAGDHSFWARPEAKTLKERTFHGDRGGSIGIGQSYSTLAWIPEADGSWALPLKHERITTFETPTSKAAFQLKLVTRELGTRPLAAYDRGYGNAKFVQATEEINADLLLRLASNRCVWGTPGTYKGRGAPCKHGHKFKLNDPQTWPEATETLEVEDPKVGRVKVMRWSGFHFLQSPNRAMEIIRVEVLQPVGRNRKFQPLWLAWLGQTMPPLENLWQKYLCRFALEHWYRFAKQRLYWTQPQLSSTRAAERWSDLMPLLTWQLWFARVACIDSPLPWQSTQDKLSPGRVAQAFPLILATIGTPAQPPKTQGLSPGRAQGHQPPQRPRYLTVKKHASKKPKTEESLKNANLTAA, from the coding sequence ATGATCCTGACACAACTAGAAAAATTCCGCCAAGGTATCTACGATAGTTTGGGGAAGGCCAAAGATGCAGTATTTGAATTGATGGATGCAGTATTGACAAGTCCGAGTATCCCATCATTTGTAAGCTTGTCACAAAGCCCAGTATTTCGACGGCAATGGTCGAGCATTTATGCAGCACTACATGATAGTCGTCCACCGAAAATGTTGCTGATGAAGCTACTGGTACAGGAGGTAGAGACGGATGAACAGCCATTTCTAGCAGGAGATCATAGCTTTTGGGCAAGACCAGAAGCGAAGACACTAAAAGAAAGAACTTTTCATGGGGATAGAGGGGGGAGCATAGGCATCGGACAAAGTTACAGTACGTTAGCGTGGATACCAGAGGCGGATGGGAGTTGGGCATTACCGTTGAAACATGAACGGATAACCACCTTTGAAACGCCAACGAGTAAAGCCGCATTCCAACTAAAACTTGTCACCCGTGAGTTAGGCACTAGACCACTTGCAGCTTATGACCGAGGCTACGGCAACGCCAAATTTGTCCAAGCCACGGAGGAGATTAACGCAGACCTATTATTGCGTTTAGCATCTAACCGATGTGTATGGGGTACACCCGGTACTTATAAAGGACGAGGCGCACCATGTAAACATGGTCACAAGTTTAAGCTCAATGACCCCCAAACTTGGCCAGAGGCAACTGAAACTCTGGAAGTTGAAGACCCGAAAGTTGGTCGAGTGAAAGTAATGCGTTGGAGTGGATTTCATTTCCTTCAGTCCCCAAACCGGGCAATGGAAATCATTCGCGTCGAGGTACTCCAACCAGTAGGACGTAATCGGAAGTTTCAACCTTTATGGCTAGCTTGGTTGGGTCAGACAATGCCTCCATTAGAGAATCTCTGGCAAAAATACCTATGCCGCTTTGCTTTAGAGCATTGGTATCGATTTGCCAAGCAGAGGTTATATTGGACACAGCCTCAATTGAGTTCTACTCGGGCCGCAGAGCGATGGAGTGACTTGATGCCCCTGCTAACTTGGCAACTCTGGTTCGCAAGAGTTGCCTGTATTGATTCCCCCTTGCCCTGGCAATCGACTCAGGATAAACTGTCTCCAGGACGTGTAGCACAAGCCTTTCCTCTAATTTTAGCCACTATTGGCACTCCTGCTCAACCCCCGAAAACTCAAGGGTTATCACCTGGGCGTGCCCAAGGGCATCAGCCACCTCAACGTCCCCGTTATCTCACTGTCAAAAAACACGCATCTAAAAAACCTAAAACCGAAGAATCACTTAAGAACGCTAATCTAACTGCTGCTTAG
- a CDS encoding DUF5615 family PIN-like protein — MKLLFDQNLSRLLVTQLADVFPDSSHVQLYGLEVKTDTEIWEFAKTNDFCIVTQDVDFAERSRLYGSPPKVVWLRCGNAPTNLSLD, encoded by the coding sequence TTGAAACTACTTTTTGATCAAAATTTGAGTCGCCTACTAGTAACTCAATTAGCAGACGTTTTCCCTGATTCGAGTCATGTTCAGCTTTATGGGTTAGAAGTAAAGACTGATACTGAAATATGGGAATTTGCTAAAACAAATGACTTTTGCATCGTTACTCAAGATGTAGACTTTGCCGAAAGAAGCCGTTTATATGGTTCTCCGCCTAAAGTTGTATGGCTACGTTGCGGAAATGCACCAACAAACTTGAGTTTGGACTAA